One genomic window of Microbacterium sp. BH-3-3-3 includes the following:
- the ftsX gene encoding permease-like cell division protein FtsX, translated as MRFGLILSEAFTGLRRNASMVISVILVTFVSLTFVGAAMLMQMQIGKMQSYWADRAQVAVFMCAAVSDVDTCTPGQAATQEQIDAVKATLDGEALAPLIRDYTYSTSDEVFENAKSLLSDDIADVVTADQFNATFSINLVDQNQADVISEAFGGQTGVEEVKDQMQYLEPLFQALTVATYVAVGIAGLMLIAAVLLIATTIRLSAFARRRELGIMRLVGASNRFIQTPFIVEGVLAALIGSALASVAVWAIVGVGVNQYLRDRIGFITSWVGLSDVAFVIPVIVVIGVILAALSASFAIRRWLRA; from the coding sequence ATGAGGTTCGGGCTCATCCTCTCGGAGGCCTTCACCGGCCTGCGTCGCAACGCGTCCATGGTGATCTCGGTCATCCTGGTCACCTTCGTGTCGCTGACCTTCGTCGGCGCCGCGATGCTCATGCAGATGCAGATCGGCAAGATGCAGTCGTACTGGGCCGATCGTGCCCAGGTGGCGGTGTTCATGTGCGCGGCGGTGTCCGACGTCGACACCTGCACCCCGGGGCAAGCCGCGACGCAGGAGCAGATCGACGCCGTCAAGGCGACGCTCGACGGCGAGGCGCTCGCCCCGCTCATCCGCGACTACACCTACTCGACGAGCGACGAGGTGTTCGAGAACGCGAAGAGCCTGCTGTCCGACGACATCGCCGACGTGGTGACGGCCGACCAGTTCAATGCGACCTTCAGCATCAACCTCGTGGACCAGAATCAGGCCGACGTCATCTCGGAAGCCTTCGGCGGCCAGACCGGCGTCGAAGAGGTGAAGGACCAGATGCAGTACCTCGAGCCGCTGTTCCAGGCGCTGACGGTCGCGACCTACGTCGCCGTCGGCATCGCCGGTCTCATGCTCATCGCCGCGGTACTGCTGATCGCGACGACCATTCGACTGTCGGCGTTCGCCCGACGGCGAGAGCTCGGCATCATGCGCCTGGTCGGCGCCTCCAACCGCTTCATCCAGACGCCGTTCATCGTCGAGGGCGTGTTGGCGGCCCTCATCGGGTCGGCTCTGGCGAGCGTGGCCGTCTGGGCGATCGTGGGGGTCGGGGTCAACCAGTACCTGCGCGACCGCATCGGCTTCATCACGTCGTGGGTGGGGCTGTCCGACGTCGCCTTCGTGATCCCGGTGATCGTGGTGATCGGCGTGATCCTCGCGGCGCTCAGCGCGAGCTTCGCGATCCGTCGCTGGCTGCGCGCATAA
- the smpB gene encoding SsrA-binding protein SmpB has protein sequence MPREQGGKLIASNKKARHDYAIEKTYEAGLVLTGTEVKSLRQGRANLTDGYAYIDGGQAYLDAVHIPEYSQGHWTNHSAKRTRKLLLHREEIVKLSHAVSAGGYTLVPLRLYFLDGRAKVEIAVAKGKREFEKRQTIREREDKREAERAMRTKNRLGD, from the coding sequence ATGCCTCGTGAGCAGGGTGGAAAACTGATCGCGTCGAACAAGAAGGCGCGCCACGACTACGCCATCGAGAAGACCTACGAAGCCGGTCTCGTGCTGACCGGAACCGAGGTCAAGTCGCTGCGGCAGGGCCGCGCGAACCTCACCGACGGGTACGCCTACATCGACGGCGGGCAGGCGTATCTCGACGCCGTGCACATCCCCGAGTACTCGCAGGGTCACTGGACGAACCATTCGGCCAAGCGCACCCGCAAGCTCCTGCTACACCGCGAAGAGATCGTGAAGCTCTCGCACGCGGTGTCGGCCGGTGGGTACACGCTCGTCCCGCTGCGGTTGTACTTCCTCGACGGTCGCGCGAAGGTCGAGATCGCGGTGGCCAAGGGCAAGCGCGAGTTCGAGAAGCGCCAGACGATCCGCGAACGCGAAGACAAGCGCGAAGCCGAGCGCGCCATGCGCACGAAGAACCGGCTGGGCGACTGA
- a CDS encoding SIMPL domain-containing protein yields the protein MSEVVVTVRGESEARVRAEEAAVRVTVSTDGPSRGPVIEGAQVRASSVQDGLVAHLRSGEVSEWSSARVSVWSDRPWNSDGAQLPLVHHASVELSATFTDAGALSWWLGDVTESDDVQVIAVEWRLSPATRVRVESDVAAAAVHVAVERAGAYASALGLASVSPVEIADAGLLGARPEPTAPLSARFAAASDSSGPSFSLQPPEIVVRSVVEGRFRAE from the coding sequence ATGAGCGAGGTCGTGGTCACCGTCCGAGGAGAGAGCGAAGCACGCGTGCGCGCCGAAGAGGCCGCCGTCCGGGTGACGGTGTCGACCGACGGGCCGTCCCGCGGACCTGTGATCGAGGGCGCCCAGGTACGAGCCTCGTCGGTGCAGGACGGCCTGGTGGCGCACCTTCGCTCCGGCGAGGTGTCGGAATGGTCGAGTGCTCGGGTGTCGGTCTGGTCGGACCGACCGTGGAACAGCGACGGCGCGCAGCTGCCGCTCGTGCACCACGCCAGCGTCGAGCTGTCGGCGACGTTCACCGACGCCGGGGCCCTGTCGTGGTGGCTCGGCGACGTCACCGAGTCCGACGACGTGCAGGTCATCGCCGTGGAATGGCGCCTCTCCCCCGCCACACGCGTGCGCGTCGAGAGCGACGTGGCCGCCGCCGCGGTACACGTCGCCGTCGAGCGCGCGGGCGCGTACGCAAGCGCTCTGGGCTTGGCCTCCGTGTCACCGGTCGAGATCGCCGACGCCGGCCTGCTCGGGGCACGGCCGGAACCGACGGCACCCCTGTCGGCGCGCTTCGCCGCGGCCTCGGACTCGAGCGGCCCGTCGTTCAGCCTGCAGCCACCCGAGATCGTCGTGAGATCGGTGGTCGAGGGGCGCTTCCGCGCGGAATGA
- a CDS encoding YaeQ family protein, with protein MAIGATIHTFTVQLSDVDRGVYEELALRVARHPSETAPYMLTRVLAYCLEYEEGITFSEGVAATDEPAVMVRDLTGSIVAWVEVGAPDAARLHTGSMKAERTVVYTHRDPEKVAAAWAGKRIHRAEDLLLHSFEPGFVERVSEGIERRNTATLTRTEGRVYLELNDVSGESDVHTRTAA; from the coding sequence GTGGCTATCGGCGCGACCATTCACACGTTCACCGTGCAACTGTCCGACGTGGACCGCGGCGTCTACGAGGAGCTGGCCCTGCGCGTCGCGCGGCATCCCTCCGAGACCGCCCCGTACATGCTGACTCGCGTGCTCGCGTACTGCCTCGAGTACGAAGAGGGCATCACGTTCAGCGAGGGCGTCGCCGCCACCGACGAGCCCGCCGTGATGGTGCGCGACCTGACCGGCTCGATCGTCGCCTGGGTCGAGGTGGGCGCCCCCGATGCCGCCCGCCTGCACACCGGCAGCATGAAGGCCGAGCGCACCGTCGTCTACACGCACCGCGACCCCGAGAAGGTCGCCGCCGCGTGGGCGGGCAAGCGCATCCACCGCGCCGAGGACCTGCTTCTGCACAGCTTCGAGCCCGGCTTCGTCGAGCGCGTCTCCGAAGGCATCGAGCGGCGCAACACGGCCACCCTCACCCGCACCGAGGGGCGTGTCTACCTCGAACTCAACGACGTGTCGGGCGAGAGCGACGTGCACACCCGCACGGCCGCCTGA
- a CDS encoding inositol monophosphatase family protein has product MSSTAAPSATSTDLTDDLALALRLADAADAVAMERFDAADLRIDTKPDRTHVTEADLATERAIRAILDAERPDDAILGEEFGTSGDTARRWVIDPIDGTHNYMRGIPVWATLIALTVDGVPQIGVVSQPAIGRRWWAATGQGAWTTTATGDERRIHVSGVDQVSAASISFQSIEQWDDVDHLPALERLTRAVWRDRAYGDALPYMWLAEGRLELVAEFGVKEYDIAAIAPIVREAGGRFTAFDGSDRLDAESSFATNGLLHDAFFALLHEDAS; this is encoded by the coding sequence GTGTCCTCCACTGCTGCCCCCTCCGCGACCTCGACGGATCTGACCGACGACCTCGCCCTCGCGCTGCGGCTGGCCGACGCCGCCGACGCGGTCGCCATGGAACGCTTCGACGCGGCCGACCTCCGCATCGACACCAAACCCGACCGCACCCACGTCACCGAAGCCGACCTCGCCACCGAGCGCGCGATCCGCGCGATCCTCGATGCCGAGCGGCCCGACGACGCCATCCTCGGCGAGGAGTTCGGCACCTCGGGCGACACCGCGCGCCGGTGGGTCATCGACCCGATCGACGGCACCCACAACTACATGCGCGGCATCCCGGTGTGGGCGACGCTGATCGCCCTCACCGTCGACGGCGTACCTCAGATCGGCGTCGTCAGTCAGCCGGCGATCGGTCGACGCTGGTGGGCCGCCACCGGGCAGGGCGCGTGGACGACCACCGCCACCGGCGACGAGCGCCGCATCCACGTCTCGGGCGTCGACCAGGTGTCGGCTGCGAGCATCAGCTTCCAGAGCATCGAGCAGTGGGATGACGTCGATCACCTTCCCGCACTGGAGCGTCTCACGCGAGCGGTGTGGCGTGATCGTGCCTACGGTGACGCATTGCCCTACATGTGGCTCGCCGAGGGTCGGCTGGAACTCGTCGCCGAATTCGGAGTCAAGGAGTACGACATCGCCGCCATCGCCCCCATCGTGCGCGAAGCCGGCGGACGTTTCACGGCGTTCGACGGCTCCGACCGTCTCGACGCCGAGTCGTCGTTCGCGACCAACGGCCTGCTGCACGACGCGTTTTTCGCCCTGCTGCACGAGGACGCCTCGTGA
- a CDS encoding NUDIX domain-containing protein gives MLVAAQTGDAMADDELWDVTDVQGTPTGGLHRRGDGPVPEGSFHIVASVCVVAPSGRVLMSRRAAGKDYPLAWEFPAGSALRGESSRGGAVRELEEETGIAVAPDDLVLVGRVVEPRALFDLWVARVASEVTPIPDPEEVLDAEWVTLDVVHERWKDGVFATPWNMRFDQLWDVLGERVREGDAEVTGA, from the coding sequence GTGCTCGTCGCGGCGCAGACGGGGGATGCCATGGCCGACGACGAACTGTGGGACGTGACCGATGTGCAGGGTACTCCGACGGGTGGGCTGCACCGCCGGGGGGACGGACCGGTGCCGGAGGGCTCGTTCCACATCGTGGCCTCGGTGTGCGTCGTCGCCCCGAGCGGTCGGGTGCTGATGAGCCGACGCGCCGCGGGGAAGGACTACCCGCTCGCGTGGGAGTTCCCCGCGGGCAGTGCCCTTCGAGGAGAGTCGAGCCGCGGCGGGGCGGTCCGCGAACTGGAGGAGGAGACCGGTATCGCCGTGGCCCCGGACGACCTCGTCCTCGTGGGCCGTGTCGTGGAGCCGCGCGCCCTCTTCGACCTCTGGGTCGCGCGGGTGGCGAGCGAAGTGACTCCGATCCCCGACCCGGAAGAGGTCCTGGATGCCGAGTGGGTCACACTCGACGTCGTGCACGAGCGGTGGAAGGACGGTGTCTTCGCCACCCCGTGGAACATGCGGTTCGATCAGCTCTGGGACGTGCTGGGGGAGCGGGTGCGTGAGGGCGATGCCGAGGTGACGGGGGCGTAG
- a CDS encoding HNH endonuclease signature motif containing protein gives MSLSAPVNGSRRAVEWWRDVPPPSARDLQLEADTLWARELGLLDGEENAGGLPSGEFSWTEIDRSTDIVDSDDDPGGDDPAPTAHDGLTSASQDGSTPTADTGEVASAPILDGEADVDDLLRALEVAAVTQRRATAEGYRLIALLVSRASIDPEPWVGPDPTLDGVGSDPRRRGAAAIARDRCDLAQRAAVAEIAVRLRLSEQTVRLRGSQAESMQERCPRTWNDFAEGRTSERHAVETARLADSLPDSPETWAAFDDGASERARTLTPAKFVVAARALRERVHADSLEQRHARAARDRGVWVTAELDGMATLSALLPADRAHAAMARVDRFARHLRATPDEERTLAQLRADTLADLLDGADTVDGARPGSAPATAPSPGLATPHTPTARARPAPSRGSIVVTVPALTLLGGGDGPATLDGYGPIDLDTARRLAGGATSWTRLLTHPLSGAPLALDRTSYRVTAALRRWLGVTSPTCVFPGCARSARDCDIDHLTAWAEGGTTDADNLEPECRHHHRLRHESRWSPSRDPDTGDVRWTSPRGHEVDTDPPPF, from the coding sequence ATGAGCCTCTCCGCCCCCGTGAACGGCAGCCGCCGGGCCGTCGAATGGTGGCGCGATGTGCCGCCTCCGAGCGCCCGAGATCTGCAGCTCGAAGCCGACACGCTCTGGGCGAGAGAGCTCGGACTCCTCGACGGTGAGGAGAATGCCGGCGGCCTTCCCTCCGGCGAGTTCTCCTGGACCGAGATAGACAGGTCGACCGACATCGTCGACTCTGACGACGACCCCGGCGGCGACGACCCAGCGCCCACCGCGCACGACGGCTTAACCAGCGCATCGCAGGACGGCTCGACCCCCACCGCAGACACTGGCGAGGTCGCGAGCGCGCCGATCCTCGACGGCGAGGCCGACGTCGACGATCTGCTACGCGCGCTCGAGGTCGCAGCGGTGACGCAGCGCCGCGCCACCGCCGAGGGGTACCGACTCATCGCGCTTCTCGTGAGCCGCGCGAGCATCGATCCCGAACCCTGGGTCGGCCCCGACCCCACGCTCGACGGCGTGGGGAGCGACCCGCGACGCCGTGGGGCCGCGGCCATCGCGCGCGACCGGTGCGACCTGGCTCAGCGCGCGGCCGTCGCCGAGATCGCCGTGCGCCTGCGCCTCTCCGAGCAGACGGTTCGCCTCCGCGGCTCGCAGGCAGAGAGCATGCAAGAACGCTGCCCGCGCACCTGGAACGACTTCGCCGAGGGGCGCACGTCGGAGCGGCACGCCGTCGAGACCGCTCGTCTCGCGGACAGCCTGCCCGACAGCCCCGAGACGTGGGCGGCCTTCGACGACGGCGCCTCGGAACGCGCGCGCACCTTGACGCCCGCAAAGTTCGTCGTGGCTGCGCGCGCGCTTCGCGAACGCGTCCACGCCGACTCCCTCGAGCAGCGACACGCGCGAGCCGCTCGCGACCGCGGCGTATGGGTGACGGCGGAACTCGACGGCATGGCGACACTGAGCGCGCTGCTGCCCGCGGATCGTGCCCACGCGGCGATGGCGCGCGTAGACCGGTTCGCCCGACACCTGCGCGCGACCCCCGACGAAGAACGGACACTGGCGCAGCTGCGCGCCGACACGCTGGCCGACCTGCTGGACGGAGCCGACACGGTCGACGGCGCGCGCCCAGGCTCCGCACCGGCCACCGCCCCATCCCCCGGCCTGGCCACCCCACACACCCCCACGGCTCGCGCGCGCCCCGCCCCCTCACGCGGCTCCATCGTCGTGACCGTTCCCGCGCTGACGCTCCTCGGCGGCGGCGACGGACCGGCGACCCTCGACGGGTACGGTCCGATCGACCTCGACACCGCCCGTCGCCTCGCGGGTGGCGCCACGAGCTGGACCCGTCTGCTCACGCACCCGCTCAGCGGGGCCCCGTTGGCGCTCGATCGCACGTCGTATCGCGTGACGGCCGCGCTGCGCCGGTGGTTGGGCGTCACCTCACCGACGTGCGTATTCCCCGGCTGTGCGCGCAGCGCGCGGGACTGCGACATCGACCACCTCACGGCATGGGCCGAGGGAGGCACGACAGACGCCGACAATCTCGAACCCGAGTGCCGACATCATCACCGACTGCGGCACGAGTCGCGCTGGAGTCCCTCGCGCGATCCCGACACCGGCGATGTGCGATGGACCTCCCCGCGCGGCCACGAGGTCGACACAGACCCGCCACCGTTCTGA